A window of the Equus asinus isolate D_3611 breed Donkey chromosome 20, EquAss-T2T_v2, whole genome shotgun sequence genome harbors these coding sequences:
- the PLPPR3 gene encoding phospholipid phosphatase-related protein type 3 isoform X2 — MIATKEKNKIPKDSMTLLPCFYFVELPIVASSIVSLYFLELTDLFKPAKVGFQCYDRTLSMPYVETNEELIPLLMLLSLAFAAPAASIMVGEALLYCLQSRLWGRGGGPGGAEGSISAGGCSFNSFLRRTVRFVGVHVFGLCATALVTDVIQLATGYHAPFFLTVCEPNYTLLGTSCDANPYVTQDICSGHDAHAILSARKTFPSQHATLSAFAAVYVSMYFNSVISDTTKLLKPVLVFAFAIAAGVCGLTQITQYRSHPVDVYAGFLIGAGIAAYLACHAVGNFQAPPAEKPVAPAPAKDALRALTQRGHDSVYQQNKSVSTDELGPPGRLEGVPRPVAREKTSLGSLKRASVDVDLLAPRSPMGKESMVTFSHTLPRVSTPSLDDPARRHMTIHVPLDASRSKQLISEWKQKALEGRGLGLPDEASPAHLRAPAEPMAEEEEEEEEEEEEEEEEEEEEEDGEEGGPAPPSLYPTVQARPGLGPRVILPPRAGPQPLVHIPEEGAQAAAGLSPKSSAAVRAKWLMMAEKSGAAMVAAPAQPRVANPPRLLQVIAMSKAPGGPGPKAAETASSSSASSDSSQYRSPSDRDSASIVTIDAHAPHHPVVHLSAGNGPWEWKAAGGGAKGAEGEGSYELGDLARGFRGGPKPPGVSPGSSISDVDQEEPRFGAVATVNLATGEGLPPLGAADGALGPGSRESTLRRKAGGLALGEREAAGEAEAESYYRKMQVARRFKD, encoded by the exons ATGATCGCGaccaaggagaagaataaaatcCCCAAGGACAGCATGACGCTCCTGCCTTGCTTCTACTTCGTGGAG CTGCCTATCGTGGCGTCGTCCATCGTGTCCCTGTACTTTCTGGAGCTGACCGATCTCTTCAAGCCGGCCAAGGTGGGCTTCCAGTGCTACGACCGCACGCTCTCCATGCCCTACGTGGAGACCAACGAGGAGCTCATCCCGCTGCTCATGCTCCTCAGTTTGGCCTTCGCCGCGCCCGCCGCGTCG ATCATGGTGGGCGAGGCCCTGCTGTACTGCCTGCAGTCGCGGCTGTGGGGCCGCGGCGGGGGCCCGGGCGGGGCCGAGGGCAGCATCAGTGCCGGCGGCTGCAGCTTCAACTCCTTCCTGAGGCGCACGGTGCGCTTCGTGG GCGTCCACGTGTTCGGCCTGTGCGCCACGGCCCTGGTGACCGACGTCATCCAGCTGGCCACCGGCTACCACGCGCCCTTCTTCCTGACGGTCTGTGAGCCCAACTACACGCTGCTGGGCACGTCGTGCGACGCCAACCCCTACGTCACGCAGGACATCTGCTCCGGCCATGACGCCCACGCCATCCTGTCCGCACG GAAGACGTTCCCGTCCCAGCACGCCACGCTGTCCGCCTTCGCCGCCGTCTACGTGTCG ATGTACTTCAACTCGGTCATCTCGGACACCACCAAGCTGCTGAAGCCCGTCCTGGTGTTTGCCTTCGCCATTGCTGCGGGCGTGTGCGGCCTCACCCAGATCACGCAGTACCGCAGCCACCCCGTGGACGTGTACGCCGGCTTCCTCATCGGCGCTGGCATCGCCGCCTACCTG gcctgccACGCCGTGGGCAACTTCCAGGCGCCGCCCGCGGAGAAGCCGGTGGCCCCCGCGCCTGCTAAGGACGCGCTGCGGGCGCTGACCCAGCGGGGCCACGACTCAGTGTACCAGCAGAACAAGTCGGTGAGCACGGACGAGCTGGGCCCGCCCGGGCGGCTGGAGGGTGTGCCGCGGCCCGTGGCCCGCGAGAAGACCTCGCTGGGCAGTCTGAAGCGGGCCAGCGTGGATGTGGACCTGCTGGCCCCACGCAGCCCCATGGGCAAGGAGAGCATGGTGACCTTCAGCCACACGCTGCCCCGCGTGAGCACGCCCTCGCTCGATGACCCCGCGCGCCGCCACATGACCATCCACGTGCCGCTCGACGCCTCGCGCTCCAAGCAGCTCATCAGCGAGTGGAAGCAGAAGGCGCTGGAGGGCCGTGGCCTGGGGCTGCCCGACGAGGCCAGCCCGGCGCACCTGCGGGCGCCCGCCGAGCCCAtggccgaggaggaggaggaggaggaggaggaggaagaggaggaggaggaagaggaggaggaggaggaggatggggaggaagggGGTCCCGCCCCACCCTCGCTCTACCCCACTGTCCAGGCGCGGCCGGGGCTGGGGCCGCGGGTCATCCTCCCGCCGCGGGCCGGGCCGCAGCCGCTGGTGCACATCCCCGAGGAGGGGGCGCAGGCGGCGGCCGGCTTGTCCCCCAAGAGCAGTGCTGCCGTGCGGGCCAAGTGGCTCATGATGGCCGAGAAGAGTGGGGCGGCCATGGTCGCGGCCCCCGCGCAGCCCCGCGTGGCCAACCCGCCCCGGCTGCTGCAGGTGATCGCCATGTCCAAGGCGCCGGGCGGGCCGGGCCCCAAGGCGGCCGAGACGGCCTCATCCTCCAGCGCCAGCTCCGACTCCTCCCAGTACCGGTCGCCGTCAGACCGCGACTCGGCCAGCATCGTCACCATTGACGCGCATGCGCCCCACCACCCCGTGGTGCACCTGTCCGCGGGTAACGGGCCCTGGGAGTGgaaggcggcgggcggcggggctaAGGGGGCGGAGGGCGAGGGCAGCTACGAGCTGGGGGACCTGGCTCGCGGCTTCCGGGGCGGGCCCAAGCCGCCCGGCGTGTCCCCCGGCTCGTCCATCAGCGACGTGGACCAGGAGGAGCCACGCTTTGGTGCCGTGGCCACCGTCAACCTGGCCACGGGCGAGGGGCTGCCCCCGCTGGGCGCAGCCGACGGGGCGCTGGGGCCGGGCAGCCGCGAGTCGACCCTGCGGCGCAAAGCAGGCGGCCTGGCGCTGGGCGAGCGCGAGGCGGCAGGCGAGGCGGAGGCAGAGAGCTACTACCGCAAGATGCAGGTGGCCCGCAGGTTCAAGGACTGA
- the PLPPR3 gene encoding phospholipid phosphatase-related protein type 3 isoform X1, whose product METRAGGRRAPGRGAGTRGDGAGPGETPAPRADEAPAAHPGGPGGEEPADPGPGPRPPQTETPEPRRRRRHEPGRRGRRARGPGWRRTRAAAPSLRDKEPPPLAPRLGRAGAGSRRRGPSRLPSPSAAPRPPPPAASPPPRGRGRALCSRRSPRPPPPPAPPCPRGRQVRGCGRGARPTRAPAPRSPRRPDPDAAPRPPRRAGPALFAEPPPDPPIRGVRVPGSRPVGQGRSARGRPRRRPLSSLSFPERFWRILARPSPAGAGTGSPRAQSAAPSSSAALSPPTTACGGRGTMIATKEKNKIPKDSMTLLPCFYFVELPIVASSIVSLYFLELTDLFKPAKVGFQCYDRTLSMPYVETNEELIPLLMLLSLAFAAPAASIMVGEALLYCLQSRLWGRGGGPGGAEGSISAGGCSFNSFLRRTVRFVGVHVFGLCATALVTDVIQLATGYHAPFFLTVCEPNYTLLGTSCDANPYVTQDICSGHDAHAILSARKTFPSQHATLSAFAAVYVSMYFNSVISDTTKLLKPVLVFAFAIAAGVCGLTQITQYRSHPVDVYAGFLIGAGIAAYLACHAVGNFQAPPAEKPVAPAPAKDALRALTQRGHDSVYQQNKSVSTDELGPPGRLEGVPRPVAREKTSLGSLKRASVDVDLLAPRSPMGKESMVTFSHTLPRVSTPSLDDPARRHMTIHVPLDASRSKQLISEWKQKALEGRGLGLPDEASPAHLRAPAEPMAEEEEEEEEEEEEEEEEEEEEEDGEEGGPAPPSLYPTVQARPGLGPRVILPPRAGPQPLVHIPEEGAQAAAGLSPKSSAAVRAKWLMMAEKSGAAMVAAPAQPRVANPPRLLQVIAMSKAPGGPGPKAAETASSSSASSDSSQYRSPSDRDSASIVTIDAHAPHHPVVHLSAGNGPWEWKAAGGGAKGAEGEGSYELGDLARGFRGGPKPPGVSPGSSISDVDQEEPRFGAVATVNLATGEGLPPLGAADGALGPGSRESTLRRKAGGLALGEREAAGEAEAESYYRKMQVARRFKD is encoded by the exons ATGGAAACGCGcgccggcgggcggcgggcaccggggcggggcgcggggacgCGCGGAGACGGGGCGGGACCCGGGGAgacccccgcgccccgcgccgatGAGGCTCCCGCGGCCCATCCGGGAGGCCCGGGAGGGGAGGAGCCCGCGGAccccggtcccggcccgcgcccCCCGCAGACGGAGACCCCCGAGCCCCGGAGGCGGAGGAGGCACGAGCCGGGGAGGCGGGGACGGCGCGCCCGGGGCCCCGGCTGGAGACGGACGCGCGCGGCGGCCCCTTCGCTCCGAGACAAAGAGCCCCCGCCCCTCGCGCCGCGTCTAGGCCGGGCGGGCGCGGGGTCTCGGCGGCGGGGTccctcccgcctcccctccccctccgccgccccccgccccccgccccccgccgcctccccgcccccgcgggggaggggccgcgcttTGTGCTCGCGCCGCagcccccgcccgccgccgccgccagctcCGCCCTGCCCGCGCGGGCGCCAGGTGAGGGGCTGCGGCCGCGGGGCCCGACCCACCCGGGCCCCGGCCCCCCGTTCCCCGCGACGCCCCGACCCTGACGCGGCCCCGAGACCCCCGCGCCGGGCCGGCCCCGCCCTCTTCGCCGAGCCCCCTCCCGACCCCCCCATCCGGGGCGTGCGGGTGCCCGGCAGCCGGCCGGTTGGCCAGGGCCGCAGTGCGCGGGGGAGGCCGCGGCGACgccccctctccagcctcagtttccccgagAGGTTTTGGCGCATCctcgcccgcccctcccccgcagGCGCCGGCACCGGGTCCCCCCGGGCTCAGTCTGCGGCCCCCTCCTCCAGCGCGGCTTTGTCCCCTCCGACCACGGCCTGTGGTGGCCGCGGCACCATGATCGCGaccaaggagaagaataaaatcCCCAAGGACAGCATGACGCTCCTGCCTTGCTTCTACTTCGTGGAG CTGCCTATCGTGGCGTCGTCCATCGTGTCCCTGTACTTTCTGGAGCTGACCGATCTCTTCAAGCCGGCCAAGGTGGGCTTCCAGTGCTACGACCGCACGCTCTCCATGCCCTACGTGGAGACCAACGAGGAGCTCATCCCGCTGCTCATGCTCCTCAGTTTGGCCTTCGCCGCGCCCGCCGCGTCG ATCATGGTGGGCGAGGCCCTGCTGTACTGCCTGCAGTCGCGGCTGTGGGGCCGCGGCGGGGGCCCGGGCGGGGCCGAGGGCAGCATCAGTGCCGGCGGCTGCAGCTTCAACTCCTTCCTGAGGCGCACGGTGCGCTTCGTGG GCGTCCACGTGTTCGGCCTGTGCGCCACGGCCCTGGTGACCGACGTCATCCAGCTGGCCACCGGCTACCACGCGCCCTTCTTCCTGACGGTCTGTGAGCCCAACTACACGCTGCTGGGCACGTCGTGCGACGCCAACCCCTACGTCACGCAGGACATCTGCTCCGGCCATGACGCCCACGCCATCCTGTCCGCACG GAAGACGTTCCCGTCCCAGCACGCCACGCTGTCCGCCTTCGCCGCCGTCTACGTGTCG ATGTACTTCAACTCGGTCATCTCGGACACCACCAAGCTGCTGAAGCCCGTCCTGGTGTTTGCCTTCGCCATTGCTGCGGGCGTGTGCGGCCTCACCCAGATCACGCAGTACCGCAGCCACCCCGTGGACGTGTACGCCGGCTTCCTCATCGGCGCTGGCATCGCCGCCTACCTG gcctgccACGCCGTGGGCAACTTCCAGGCGCCGCCCGCGGAGAAGCCGGTGGCCCCCGCGCCTGCTAAGGACGCGCTGCGGGCGCTGACCCAGCGGGGCCACGACTCAGTGTACCAGCAGAACAAGTCGGTGAGCACGGACGAGCTGGGCCCGCCCGGGCGGCTGGAGGGTGTGCCGCGGCCCGTGGCCCGCGAGAAGACCTCGCTGGGCAGTCTGAAGCGGGCCAGCGTGGATGTGGACCTGCTGGCCCCACGCAGCCCCATGGGCAAGGAGAGCATGGTGACCTTCAGCCACACGCTGCCCCGCGTGAGCACGCCCTCGCTCGATGACCCCGCGCGCCGCCACATGACCATCCACGTGCCGCTCGACGCCTCGCGCTCCAAGCAGCTCATCAGCGAGTGGAAGCAGAAGGCGCTGGAGGGCCGTGGCCTGGGGCTGCCCGACGAGGCCAGCCCGGCGCACCTGCGGGCGCCCGCCGAGCCCAtggccgaggaggaggaggaggaggaggaggaggaagaggaggaggaggaagaggaggaggaggaggaggatggggaggaagggGGTCCCGCCCCACCCTCGCTCTACCCCACTGTCCAGGCGCGGCCGGGGCTGGGGCCGCGGGTCATCCTCCCGCCGCGGGCCGGGCCGCAGCCGCTGGTGCACATCCCCGAGGAGGGGGCGCAGGCGGCGGCCGGCTTGTCCCCCAAGAGCAGTGCTGCCGTGCGGGCCAAGTGGCTCATGATGGCCGAGAAGAGTGGGGCGGCCATGGTCGCGGCCCCCGCGCAGCCCCGCGTGGCCAACCCGCCCCGGCTGCTGCAGGTGATCGCCATGTCCAAGGCGCCGGGCGGGCCGGGCCCCAAGGCGGCCGAGACGGCCTCATCCTCCAGCGCCAGCTCCGACTCCTCCCAGTACCGGTCGCCGTCAGACCGCGACTCGGCCAGCATCGTCACCATTGACGCGCATGCGCCCCACCACCCCGTGGTGCACCTGTCCGCGGGTAACGGGCCCTGGGAGTGgaaggcggcgggcggcggggctaAGGGGGCGGAGGGCGAGGGCAGCTACGAGCTGGGGGACCTGGCTCGCGGCTTCCGGGGCGGGCCCAAGCCGCCCGGCGTGTCCCCCGGCTCGTCCATCAGCGACGTGGACCAGGAGGAGCCACGCTTTGGTGCCGTGGCCACCGTCAACCTGGCCACGGGCGAGGGGCTGCCCCCGCTGGGCGCAGCCGACGGGGCGCTGGGGCCGGGCAGCCGCGAGTCGACCCTGCGGCGCAAAGCAGGCGGCCTGGCGCTGGGCGAGCGCGAGGCGGCAGGCGAGGCGGAGGCAGAGAGCTACTACCGCAAGATGCAGGTGGCCCGCAGGTTCAAGGACTGA